A region of the Geitlerinema sp. PCC 9228 genome:
GTGCATCCTGTGGAAAATGTCCTGCCGGGATATCTTTAAGTTCTACATCCATCCCATCTGGGTTTGGCGATACCGACCCCTTTCCCAACCACTCTTTTCCCATATACCAGCCAACAGCATTGGCAAATTGCTGCCAAGTTTCGAGAGCTAACCCTACATTTAAGTCTCTAGTACCACCCAAATTTAGATAAATGTTTTTTTGAATGCTAAAGCCAAATTTACCATTACTGTATTTGACCCACAAACTGTCTATCGTTAGCAAATCTTCACAGGATAAACCATCTACCTCCTTAGCAGTCAAACTACTTTGATTTTTTTTGCCAGCAACTTTTATCAAAGCTTTTCTCGTTTCTTTATCCGCTTGTTTCCACTTGCCGGCAGCCAGCAAATCTCGCAATCGCGTATAATCGTATCCTATGGAACTATTTAGGGGAACCTCCTGAATTTGCGACTGGGATGGACTTGAAAATTTTGATGTTTGGGTTAGCTTGGTCACCTCTTGTTGCAAATTTGCGATCGCTTGTTGCAATTGTGCAACCTGTTGCTGTACCTGTTGGTATGCTTGAGAATTAGTTGATGATTGGCGAAGAGAATTTTCCTGTATGAGTTCGAGCAATTGTTCGAGCAATTTTTGCTGCGATTGCTGCAATTGCTTTTGGGATTCTAGTTGCCTCTGAATTCGAGCATTTTCCTGCTGGCGTTCTGCAATTGGCTGCTGTTGTTGGCATTGTTGTTGCAACTGTTGGTATCTTTGCCAGATTTGCTGTTCCCAAGCCTCTCTTTGAGCAACAATTTCTTGCCATGGTTGGGGAAGTTCGCCTAATGTAGGTGAAAGCGTGGTTAGCGGATAGCCACAGTTGCTACAAAACTGCTGGTGTTGGCTGTATTCTTGCTGGCAAATTCGACAAGTTCCCATGAGACAAACGGCTACTTGGCTAGAACTCCTTTAAAATAGCACAACTCAGTTCCGGGAAACGTTATCTCCCTAGGAAATCATCTCCTATAGCATCTGCGGTCCAAAAAATAAAACACCAAGCTGTCCCGTTCCATGTTAGCAGTTTATAAATCTTCACGCGAAAGAATACACAGCAGTTTTAGCGTACGCTGGCAAAACCACCAAGCTCCATAAATTCCCAATCCCATACCCTTCCGATAGCCTCTATGCACCCATCCCAACCAGGGAAAACACCCCTCAGGTACGTTATCGGGTACGTATCCCGGTATTCCCTCGGGAAGATACCCTGCAACTTTCTTAATGACCTGAGAATAATCTTTCCAGTATCCTTCTTTTGTTCGCCAGCCTACAATATCGCCAAATTTCTCCCAAATTTCCGGATCTAGTCTCTTCGTACCACCTAAATTCTGATAAATTCGCTTTTGAACGCTCAGACCAAATTTGCCGTTACTTGATTTGACCCACAAACGGTCGATGGTTTGCAAGTCTTTACAAGGGAAATTATCTATATCTTTTTTAGATAATTTCCCTAGTTGTTCCTTACCAACCACTTTCAACATAACTTTAGCCGTTTCTTCGTCGGCTTCTATCCACTTACCGGCAGCCAGCAATTCTCTCAATTTCGTGTAATCGCAGCCAATCGAACTTTCTAGGGGAGTCTCTAGAATTTGCTGCTGGAATTGATTGGGGGATTCTGATTTTGGGGTCAGCCTTGTCACTTCTTGCTGCAAATTTGCGATTTCTTGTTGCAGTTGACCAATTTGTTGCTGTAGCTGCTTATATGACTGGGAATTTTCTTGAGATTGACGACGCTGACTTTCTTGCAAAACTTCCCGCAATTGCTCAATCAACTGTTGCTGTGACTGTTGAAACTGATTGTAAGATTCTAATCGCTCTTGAAGGGTAGCATTTTCTTGCTTTAGTTGGGCAATTTGCTGCTGTAGCTGTGTGTTGTTGTTGGCTTCTTGCTGCTGCTTGTCGAATTGCTGCTGCAATTGCTGATAATCACGAGAAAGTTCCGTATGTTGCTGTTGCAACTGTTGGTATTTCTGCCAAATATCCTTTTCCCAACGTTCCCTTTGCGAGAGAATATCTTGATATGATGGGGGAATTTCCCCCAAAATGGGCGGAAACGTGTTTAATGGATAGCCACAGTTGCTACAAAACAACTGGTCTTCAGAGCATTCTTGCTGGCAGATTCGACAGGTTTCCATGAGATAGACAGGTACCTCGCCAAAATATAATTAAGATAACACAATTGAGAGCAAAGATAAAGAAACCGCATAAATGCTACTGTAGATTTTATCAATCATAAGTCTGCGCGCGAAAGAAGAACAAAACTGTTACCAAACCATAATACACCAAAAGGCGGCAGATGCCCTTTCGTAGCATTTTCCCCTGCATCCCATTGGAGTTTGCTGTAGCTTTTCCATTGACCTTCTTTTCGCCAGCCTACAGCATTGCCAAACTTTTCCCAAATTTCCCGAACGTAGTCCCTAGTACCACCCAAACTTTTATAAATTTCCTTTTGAATGCTGAAGCCAAATTTGCTATGACTCGATTTAACCCACAAGCGCTCGATCGCTTCATATAAATCTTCTGGTTCGACGCATGTCGCCCCCCCAAACTGTAAATATCGCTGTTGGGTTTGGCTTTTCCTATATCCTGCCGAACCAATGTGAGTTCCTATTGCAGATTTCGCAGCTGTGGATAAATGCTTGGCAGCGCCAAAATTTATCAATATCAGTTTGCCATCCCGACGGCGAATGATGTTTTCTGGCTTGATATCCTGATGAATGATTTGATGTTGTTGCAAATATGCCAAAATCGGCAAAACTTGTTGCAAAACATCGATAATTTGGGCTTCGCTAAATTTTTCTTCTGTTTCCAGAATTTGCTCTAAATCTCGACCATCAATACACTCTTGTACTAAATATTGATGTTCACTTTCGGTGAAATATGCCAGCAACTCCGGAATTTGCAGATGTTTTCCCAATACATCTAACTGTTCCGCTTCCCGCTTAAACAACTGAGTCGCTTTTTCTATAGTATCGGTTCCCTGCGCTTGGGGATACAATTGTTTAATAACGTAAGTCTGATTTTTGGGTTTATCTTTATCCACAGCTAATACCATTTCTGAAAAACAATGATTGTCTGGAATTGCTAAATTAACCTGGTAGGGGCGCTTCGCGAAGCGCTCCTACTACAAATTCGCGAAGCGCCCCTACAAAAATACCTCTATTATCTCTTGCATATTATTAAGAAAATGGTATAAAGATGTTATACCGAAACCGCCCTGCCCCAGAATATGTATAGCTTGATACCGCAGTCGTAGCCACAATTGATTGCCGCAATGTTGGTATTGGTATCTTCAGGGTTTTTTATACAAGCAGTTGGGGTTCAGATACTGGCTGATGCTGATGGTACCCGGAAAAATTGGTCAAATTTCTAGTTAAGGAAAGCATAATCGGGAAATGCGATCGCGATTTTCACGAAAAAGAAAAAATATTGTTGGCATAGAATGACTGGTTCCTACAAAGAATAAATCTTATCTATGTAATCTAAGTTTCTAGTAAGACTGGCTGCTGAGTGGGGGAACCGACTCATGCGATCGCTTGCTGTAAATTGTAACCAGTTTTATGTTTGCGGAAACTTCAAAATTTTCAAGATTCTATGAAGAAGTAGAAAAAGCATTGACAGGTATAATTCATAAGTGCTATTTCTAGGAAAGAAAATAAAAAATCGAAATGCCGTCGTTATGCTCAACCTGCAAGATGGGAAGCTAGCTAAGATGCTAGCTACCTCCTGTTAGTCTATTTTTGATGTCTGTTGTTAGCCGTCTCGATTGCCACTATAGCAACGCGATGTATCCTATGTTAGAT
Encoded here:
- a CDS encoding GUN4 domain-containing protein, with the protein product MGTCRICQQEYSQHQQFCSNCGYPLTTLSPTLGELPQPWQEIVAQREAWEQQIWQRYQQLQQQCQQQQPIAERQQENARIQRQLESQKQLQQSQQKLLEQLLELIQENSLRQSSTNSQAYQQVQQQVAQLQQAIANLQQEVTKLTQTSKFSSPSQSQIQEVPLNSSIGYDYTRLRDLLAAGKWKQADKETRKALIKVAGKKNQSSLTAKEVDGLSCEDLLTIDSLWVKYSNGKFGFSIQKNIYLNLGGTRDLNVGLALETWQQFANAVGWYMGKEWLGKGSVSPNPDGMDVELKDIPAGHFPQDALTYRYMLRNLFVRIEFCEFSSKSDL
- a CDS encoding GUN4 domain-containing protein, producing the protein METCRICQQECSEDQLFCSNCGYPLNTFPPILGEIPPSYQDILSQRERWEKDIWQKYQQLQQQHTELSRDYQQLQQQFDKQQQEANNNTQLQQQIAQLKQENATLQERLESYNQFQQSQQQLIEQLREVLQESQRRQSQENSQSYKQLQQQIGQLQQEIANLQQEVTRLTPKSESPNQFQQQILETPLESSIGCDYTKLRELLAAGKWIEADEETAKVMLKVVGKEQLGKLSKKDIDNFPCKDLQTIDRLWVKSSNGKFGLSVQKRIYQNLGGTKRLDPEIWEKFGDIVGWRTKEGYWKDYSQVIKKVAGYLPEGIPGYVPDNVPEGCFPWLGWVHRGYRKGMGLGIYGAWWFCQRTLKLLCILSREDL
- a CDS encoding GUN4 domain-containing protein codes for the protein MDKDKPKNQTYVIKQLYPQAQGTDTIEKATQLFKREAEQLDVLGKHLQIPELLAYFTESEHQYLVQECIDGRDLEQILETEEKFSEAQIIDVLQQVLPILAYLQQHQIIHQDIKPENIIRRRDGKLILINFGAAKHLSTAAKSAIGTHIGSAGYRKSQTQQRYLQFGGATCVEPEDLYEAIERLWVKSSHSKFGFSIQKEIYKSLGGTRDYVREIWEKFGNAVGWRKEGQWKSYSKLQWDAGENATKGHLPPFGVLWFGNSFVLLSRADL